In Dromiciops gliroides isolate mDroGli1 chromosome 4, mDroGli1.pri, whole genome shotgun sequence, one DNA window encodes the following:
- the LOC122754006 gene encoding patr class I histocompatibility antigen, A-2 alpha chain-like, producing MEMYVLPLLLLSVLVLRETWAGSHSLKYFYTAMSRPGLGEPRFIAVTYVDDQLVLSFDSDSNSQSMEPRTQWIQRETPDYWERETRISREATQRYRMCLQKVPTYYNHSEGGVHTYQRLSGCEVFSNGSFSRGYVQYAYDGQDYLALDTETLRWIAGDVGALNNKRKWEADQSIAEYWKVYMEEECVYWLQRHLENGKETLLRTDPPSVRVTRHTTSDGEVTLRCRAQGFYPAKISLTWLRDGEEQLQDTELIETRPAGDGTFQKWAAVRMLSGNEQKYTCRVQHEGLPEPLFLKWEPQPSIGLSAGVITALLLLIAVIAGVVIWRKNSSDGKRGSYTATTSSDSAQGSDVSLTAKE from the exons ATGGAAATGTATGTGCTGCCTCTACTTTTGTTAAGTGTCCTGGTTCTTAGAGAGACTTGGGCTG GCTCTCACTCTCTGAAGTATTTCTACACCGCCATGTCTCGACCCGGGCTAGGAGAACCAAGGTTCATCGCCGTAACCTACGTGGACGATCAGCTGGTCTTGAGCTTCGACAGCGACAGCAACAGCCAGAGCATGGAGCCCAGGACGCAGTGGATCCAGCGGGAGACCCCCGACTACTGGGAACGAGAGACGCGGATTTCCAGGGAAGCCACCCAGCGTTACCGAATGTGCTTGCAGAAAGTACCCACATACTACAACCACAGTGAGGGAG GGGTTCACACATACCAGAGGCTGTCAGGCTGCGAGGTGTTCTCCAACGGGAGCTTCAGCCGCGGCTACGTGCAATATGCCTACGATGGACAGGACTACCTAGCTCTAGATACCGAGACCCTGCGCTGGATCGCGggggatgtaggagccctgaacAATAAACGCAAGTGGGAAGCGGATCAAAGCATTGCGGAATATTGGAAGGTCTATATGGAGGAGGAGTGCGTGTACTGGCTTCAGAGACACCTGGAGAACGGAAAGGAGACGCTACTTCGGACAG ACCCACCCTCCGTACGAGTGACCCGACACACAACTTCTGACGGGGAGGTGACATTGCGGTGCCGGGCCCAGGGCTTTTACCCTGCGAAGATCTCACTGACTTGGCTAAGGGATGGAGAAGAACAGCTCCAGGACACAGAGCTCATTGAGACCAGACCTGCTGGAGATGGAACCTTCCAGAAGTGGGCAGCTGTGAGGATGCTCTCTGGAAATGAACAGAAATATACCTGCCGAGTGCAGCACGAGGGACTACCTGAGCCGCTCTTCCTGAAATGGG AGCCACAGCCCTCCATAGGGCTATCTGCAGGGGTCATCACTGCTCTCCTTCTCCTCATTGCAGTCATTGCTGGAGTTGTGATCTGGAGGAAAAATAGTTCAG ATGGAAAAAGAGGGAGCTATACTGCAACTACAA gTAGTGATAGTGCCCAGGGATCAGATGTCTCTCTTACAGCAAAAG AATAA